A window of the Rhizobium brockwellii genome harbors these coding sequences:
- a CDS encoding NAD-dependent succinate-semialdehyde dehydrogenase, translated as MAFTTALTKHVPFSSPLLRDAGYIDGVWTSGDATRTFDVLNPATGELLASLPDMGAAETRTAIDAAHAAQPGWAARPAKERSAILRKWFDLMVANADELAAILTAEMGKPFPEARGEILYAAAYIEWYAEEAKRIYGETIPAPSDDKRMIVIRQPVGVVGTITPWNFPAAMITRKIAPALAVGCTVVSKPAEQTPLTAIALAVLAEQAGIPAGVFNVIVGVDGPAIGRELCGNEKVRKISFTGSTEVGRILMRQCADQIKKVSLELGGNAPFIVFDDADLDAAVEGAIASKYRNAGQTCVCANRLYVQSNVYDAFAAKLAAKVAEMSVGDGFKPGVVIGPLIDEQGLAKVEDHVSDALAKGAKVLTGGKRIDGAGTFFTPTVLTGVARGMKVAREETFGPVAPLFRFETVEDVINQANDTEFGLAAYFYAGDLKKVWRVAEALEYGMIGINTGLMSSETAPFGGIKQSGLGREGSRHGADDYLEMKYLCIGGV; from the coding sequence ATGGCTTTCACCACCGCACTGACCAAGCACGTTCCCTTCTCCTCGCCCCTGCTGCGCGATGCCGGCTATATCGACGGGGTCTGGACATCAGGAGATGCCACTCGGACTTTCGACGTGCTGAACCCGGCGACCGGCGAGCTGCTCGCCTCGCTGCCCGATATGGGCGCGGCCGAGACGCGGACGGCGATCGATGCGGCTCATGCAGCCCAGCCGGGTTGGGCGGCCCGCCCGGCCAAGGAGCGCAGCGCGATCCTGCGCAAATGGTTCGACCTAATGGTCGCCAACGCCGACGAACTCGCGGCGATCCTGACCGCCGAAATGGGCAAGCCGTTCCCGGAAGCGCGCGGCGAGATCCTTTACGCCGCGGCCTATATCGAATGGTATGCGGAAGAAGCCAAGCGCATCTACGGCGAGACGATCCCCGCGCCTTCCGATGATAAACGGATGATCGTCATCAGGCAGCCGGTCGGCGTCGTCGGCACGATCACGCCGTGGAATTTCCCGGCGGCGATGATCACCCGCAAGATCGCTCCGGCGCTTGCCGTCGGCTGCACGGTGGTCTCGAAGCCCGCCGAACAGACGCCGCTGACGGCGATCGCACTTGCCGTACTCGCCGAGCAGGCCGGCATTCCGGCCGGCGTCTTCAACGTCATCGTCGGGGTCGACGGCCCGGCAATCGGCCGCGAGCTCTGCGGCAACGAAAAGGTGCGCAAGATCAGCTTCACCGGCTCGACGGAGGTCGGCCGCATCCTGATGCGGCAGTGCGCCGACCAGATCAAGAAGGTGAGCCTTGAGCTCGGCGGCAACGCCCCCTTCATCGTCTTCGACGATGCCGATCTCGACGCTGCCGTCGAGGGTGCTATCGCCTCCAAATACCGCAATGCCGGCCAGACCTGCGTCTGTGCCAACCGCCTCTACGTCCAGTCGAACGTCTATGACGCCTTCGCCGCCAAGCTTGCCGCCAAGGTCGCCGAGATGTCGGTCGGCGACGGCTTCAAGCCGGGTGTCGTCATCGGGCCGCTTATCGACGAGCAAGGCCTTGCCAAGGTGGAGGACCATGTCAGCGACGCGCTTGCCAAGGGCGCCAAGGTGCTGACCGGCGGCAAGCGCATCGACGGCGCCGGCACCTTCTTCACGCCGACGGTGCTGACAGGCGTTGCGCGCGGCATGAAGGTGGCGCGCGAGGAGACCTTCGGGCCGGTGGCGCCGCTCTTTCGCTTCGAGACGGTCGAGGACGTCATCAACCAAGCCAACGACACGGAGTTCGGCCTCGCAGCCTATTTCTACGCCGGCGATCTGAAGAAGGTCTGGCGGGTGGCGGAAGCGCTGGAATACGGCATGATCGGCATCAATACCGGCCTCATGTCATCCGAGACGGCGCCCTTCGGCGGTATCAAGCAATCCGGCCTTGGCCGCGAAGGCTCGCGGCACGGCGCCGACGACTATCTGGAAATGAAATATCTCTGCATCGGCGGCGTCTAA
- a CDS encoding 4-aminobutyrate--2-oxoglutarate transaminase, translating into MNAISLTDRKNAAISRGVGMTTQIYADRAENAEIWDKEGRRYIDFAAGIAVLNTGHRHPRVIAAVKDQLDRFTHTCHQVVPYESYVHLAERLNALLPGDFEKKTIFVTTGAEAVENAVKIARAATGRSAVIAFGGGFHGRTFMGMALTGKVVPYKVGFGAMPGDVFHIPFPVELHGVTADQSLAALKKLFAADVDPQRVAAIIIEPVQGEGGFYSAPVAFMKALRELCDQHGILLIADEVQTGFARTGRMFAMDHHEVAPDLTTMAKSLAGGFPLAAVTGRAEIMDAPGPGGLGGTYGGNPLGIAAAHAVLDVIVDEDLCNRANQLGGRLKQRLESLRETVPEIVDIRGPGFMNAVEFNDRTTGLPSAEFANRVRLIALDKGLILLTCGVHGNVIRFLAPITIQDEVLGEALDILEASMLQASAGS; encoded by the coding sequence ATGAACGCGATAAGCCTTACGGACCGGAAGAACGCCGCTATTTCACGCGGCGTCGGCATGACGACCCAGATTTATGCGGATCGCGCAGAGAATGCCGAGATCTGGGACAAGGAGGGCCGCCGTTACATCGATTTCGCCGCCGGCATCGCCGTTCTCAATACCGGCCACCGCCATCCTCGGGTCATCGCAGCGGTCAAGGACCAGCTCGACCGCTTCACCCATACCTGCCATCAAGTGGTTCCCTATGAGAGCTACGTACACCTTGCCGAACGGCTGAACGCGCTGCTGCCTGGTGATTTCGAGAAGAAGACGATCTTCGTCACGACGGGCGCCGAAGCGGTTGAGAACGCCGTCAAGATCGCGCGTGCCGCCACCGGCCGCTCGGCCGTCATCGCCTTTGGCGGCGGCTTCCATGGCCGCACCTTCATGGGCATGGCGCTGACCGGCAAGGTCGTGCCCTACAAGGTCGGCTTCGGCGCCATGCCTGGCGACGTGTTCCATATTCCCTTCCCGGTCGAGCTGCACGGCGTCACCGCCGATCAGTCGCTGGCGGCACTGAAAAAGCTCTTCGCCGCCGATGTTGATCCGCAACGCGTCGCCGCCATCATCATCGAGCCGGTACAGGGGGAAGGTGGCTTCTACTCCGCACCCGTCGCCTTCATGAAGGCGCTGCGCGAGCTCTGCGACCAACACGGCATCCTGCTGATTGCCGACGAGGTGCAGACCGGTTTTGCCCGCACCGGCAGGATGTTCGCGATGGATCATCACGAGGTGGCGCCCGACCTGACGACGATGGCAAAGAGCCTGGCCGGCGGCTTTCCGCTCGCCGCCGTCACCGGCCGCGCCGAAATCATGGATGCGCCGGGACCGGGCGGGCTCGGCGGCACCTATGGCGGCAATCCGCTCGGTATCGCAGCCGCCCATGCCGTGCTCGACGTCATTGTCGATGAGGATCTCTGCAACCGGGCCAACCAGCTTGGCGGACGGCTGAAGCAGCGGCTCGAATCGTTGCGCGAGACGGTGCCCGAGATCGTCGATATCCGCGGGCCGGGCTTCATGAATGCCGTCGAATTCAACGACCGGACGACCGGACTGCCGAGCGCGGAATTCGCCAACCGGGTGCGGCTGATCGCGCTCGACAAGGGCCTGATCCTGCTCACCTGCGGCGTCCACGGAAACGTCATCCGCTTCCTCGCGCCGATTACCATCCAGGACGAGGTCCTCGGCGAAGCCCTCGATATTCTCGAAGCCTCGATGCTGCAGGCGAGCGCGGGCAGTTAA
- a CDS encoding MerR family transcriptional regulator: protein MNDNGRVRYKVAEAARLAGVSASTLRLWESQGLVVPGRSETGHRQYSADDVARLKRISWYRVERGLNPAAIREALESEEPSADGAEASQDSGLGRKLRSLRHASGKTLDQVAGDIGVTSSTLSTLERTSQGVSFKTLHDLAEYYGTTVSRLSGEESGDVPVLVRAGEWRKWPETTPGVTVQLLAEGRRMMDCHRFVLAPGAASEGAYRHEGEEFMHVLSGRLELVLDGDQFFDLGPGDSLYFESRRDHSWRNRHDGETVLLWINTPPTF, encoded by the coding sequence ATGAACGATAACGGGCGTGTGCGCTACAAGGTGGCGGAAGCCGCGCGGCTGGCGGGCGTGTCGGCCTCGACGCTGCGCCTCTGGGAAAGCCAGGGCTTGGTGGTTCCCGGCCGTTCGGAAACCGGCCATCGGCAATACAGCGCCGACGATGTGGCGCGGCTAAAGCGCATTTCCTGGTATCGTGTCGAGCGGGGCCTTAATCCCGCAGCAATTCGCGAGGCGCTGGAGAGCGAGGAGCCTTCCGCCGATGGCGCCGAGGCAAGCCAGGACTCCGGCCTCGGCCGCAAGCTGCGCAGCCTGCGCCATGCGAGCGGCAAGACGCTCGATCAGGTGGCCGGCGACATCGGCGTCACCTCGTCGACGCTCTCGACGCTGGAGCGCACCTCACAGGGCGTCAGTTTCAAGACGCTGCATGATCTTGCCGAATATTACGGCACCACCGTCTCCCGCCTTTCCGGCGAAGAAAGTGGGGACGTGCCGGTGCTGGTGCGCGCCGGCGAATGGCGCAAGTGGCCGGAAACAACGCCGGGTGTCACGGTGCAGCTCCTTGCCGAAGGCCGCAGGATGATGGACTGCCATCGTTTCGTGCTGGCGCCGGGCGCTGCCAGCGAAGGCGCCTATCGCCACGAGGGCGAGGAATTCATGCATGTTCTGTCCGGCCGGCTCGAACTGGTGCTCGACGGCGATCAGTTCTTCGATCTCGGGCCTGGCGATTCACTCTATTTCGAAAGCCGCCGCGACCATTCCTGGCGCAACCGCCATGATGGCGAAACCGTGCTTCTCTGGATCAATACGCCGCCGACATTCTGA
- a CDS encoding ribonuclease D, producing MAATIRYHEADISAADAARYTGAIAIDTETLGLVPRRDRLCVVQLSPGDGTADIIRIAAGQKEAPNLIALLEDPTHQKIFHYGRFDIAVLFHTFGVTTTRVFCTKIASRLIRTYTDRHGLKDNLKEMLDVDVSKAQQSSDWAAETLSPAQLEYAASDVLYLHALRDKLTERLIRDGRYDHATACFEFLPTRAKLDLLGWEDADIFAHS from the coding sequence ATGGCGGCGACCATACGTTATCACGAAGCCGATATTTCCGCGGCCGATGCCGCTCGCTACACCGGCGCGATTGCAATCGACACCGAAACGCTCGGCCTGGTGCCGCGCCGCGATCGGCTCTGCGTCGTCCAGCTTTCGCCGGGTGACGGCACCGCCGATATCATCCGGATCGCCGCCGGTCAGAAAGAGGCGCCCAATCTCATCGCCCTGCTCGAAGACCCCACCCATCAGAAGATCTTTCATTACGGCCGCTTCGATATTGCCGTGCTCTTCCATACCTTCGGTGTCACGACGACCCGGGTTTTCTGCACCAAGATCGCCTCGCGCCTGATCCGCACTTATACGGATCGCCACGGCCTCAAGGATAATCTCAAGGAGATGCTCGACGTCGACGTCTCCAAGGCCCAGCAATCTTCCGATTGGGCGGCCGAGACGCTGTCTCCGGCCCAGCTCGAATATGCCGCCTCCGACGTGCTTTATCTGCATGCGTTGCGCGATAAGCTGACGGAACGGCTGATCCGCGACGGCCGCTACGATCATGCGACGGCCTGCTTCGAATTCCTGCCGACCCGCGCCAAGCTCGACCTGCTCGGCTGGGAAGATGCCGATATCTTCGCTCATAGCTGA
- the rpsA gene encoding 30S ribosomal protein S1 codes for MSVATPSREDFAALLEESFAKNDLAEGYVTKGIVTGIEKDVAVVDVGLKVEGRIALKEFGARAKDGLLKVGDEVEVYVERIENALGEAVLSREKARREESWVKLEAKFEAGERVEGVIFNQVKGGFTVDLDGAIAFLPRSQVDIRPIRDVTPLMHNPQPFEILKMDKRRGNIVVSRRTVLEESRAEQRSEIVQNLEEGQVVDGVVKNITDYGAFVDLGGIDGLLHVTDMAWRRVNHPSEILNIGQQVKVQIIRINQETHRISLGMKQLESDPWDGIQAKYPEGKKISGTVTNITDYGAFVELEPGIEGLIHISEMSWTKKNVHPGKILSTSQEVEVVVLEVDPSKRRISLGLKQTLENPWAAFARSHPAGTEVEGEVKNKTEFGLFIGLDGDVDGMVHLSDLDWNRPGEQVIEEFNKGDVVKAVVLDVDVEKERISLGIKQLGKDAVGDAAASGDLRKNAVVSCEVIAVNDGGVEVKLVNHEDITSFIRRADLARDRDEQRPERFSVGQVFDARVTNFSKKDRKIMLSIKALEIAEEKEAVAQFGSSDSGASLGDILGAALKNRGGE; via the coding sequence ATGTCAGTAGCTACCCCCTCCCGCGAGGATTTCGCGGCTCTTCTCGAAGAGTCCTTTGCCAAGAACGACTTGGCCGAAGGCTATGTCACCAAGGGCATCGTCACGGGCATCGAGAAGGACGTCGCCGTTGTCGACGTCGGCCTGAAGGTTGAAGGCCGCATCGCGCTCAAGGAATTCGGCGCGCGCGCCAAGGACGGCCTGTTGAAGGTCGGCGACGAAGTCGAAGTTTATGTCGAGCGCATCGAAAACGCGCTTGGCGAAGCCGTTCTGTCGCGCGAGAAGGCTCGCCGCGAAGAAAGCTGGGTCAAGCTCGAAGCCAAGTTCGAAGCTGGCGAGCGCGTCGAAGGCGTGATCTTCAACCAGGTCAAGGGCGGCTTCACGGTCGACCTCGACGGTGCGATCGCCTTCCTGCCGCGTTCTCAGGTCGATATTCGCCCGATCCGCGACGTAACCCCGCTGATGCACAATCCGCAGCCCTTCGAAATCCTCAAGATGGACAAGCGCCGCGGCAACATCGTGGTTTCGCGCCGTACGGTTCTGGAAGAATCCCGTGCCGAGCAGCGTTCTGAAATCGTTCAGAACCTCGAAGAAGGCCAGGTTGTTGACGGCGTCGTCAAGAACATCACCGATTACGGTGCGTTCGTTGACCTCGGCGGCATCGACGGCCTGCTGCACGTCACCGACATGGCATGGCGCCGTGTGAACCATCCGTCGGAAATCCTGAACATCGGCCAGCAGGTCAAGGTTCAGATCATCCGCATCAACCAGGAAACCCACCGTATCTCGCTCGGCATGAAGCAGCTCGAGAGCGATCCGTGGGATGGGATCCAGGCCAAGTATCCGGAAGGCAAGAAGATTTCCGGTACCGTCACGAACATCACCGACTACGGTGCATTCGTCGAGCTGGAGCCGGGCATCGAAGGCCTGATCCACATCTCGGAAATGTCCTGGACCAAGAAGAACGTTCACCCCGGCAAGATCCTGTCCACGAGCCAGGAAGTCGAAGTCGTCGTTCTCGAAGTCGACCCGTCGAAGCGCCGTATTTCGCTCGGCCTCAAGCAGACGCTGGAAAACCCGTGGGCAGCATTCGCCCGCAGCCATCCGGCCGGCACTGAAGTCGAAGGCGAAGTCAAGAACAAGACCGAATTCGGCCTGTTCATCGGTCTCGACGGCGATGTCGACGGCATGGTGCACCTCTCCGACCTCGACTGGAACCGTCCGGGCGAACAGGTCATCGAAGAGTTCAACAAGGGTGACGTCGTCAAGGCCGTCGTTCTCGACGTCGATGTCGAGAAGGAACGCATCTCGCTCGGCATCAAGCAGCTCGGCAAGGATGCAGTCGGCGACGCCGCTGCTTCCGGCGACCTGCGCAAGAATGCAGTCGTTTCCTGCGAAGTCATCGCGGTCAACGACGGCGGTGTCGAAGTGAAGCTCGTCAACCACGAAGACATCACTTCCTTCATCCGTCGCGCCGATCTCGCTCGCGACCGCGACGAGCAGCGCCCTGAGCGCTTCTCGGTCGGCCAGGTCTTCGACGCCCGCGTCACCAACTTCTCCAAGAAGGACCGCAAGATCATGCTGTCCATCAAGGCTCTGGAGATTGCGGAAGAGAAGGAAGCCGTTGCCCAGTTCGGTTCGTCCGACAGCGGCGCTTCGCTCGGCGACATCCTGGGCGCAGCCCTGAAGAACCGCGGCGGCGAATAA
- the cmk gene encoding (d)CMP kinase, giving the protein MTNETFTIAIDGPAAAGKGTLSRLIAERYGFHHLDTGLTYRATAKALLDAGLPLNDEAVAGKIAREVELAGLDRDILSKHEIGEAASKIAVMPAVRRALVEAQRRFSTKAPGTVLDGRDIGTVVCPEAAVKFYVTASPEVRARRRYEEILGKGTAADFDAIFEDVKRRDERDMGRADSPLKPADDAHLLDTSEMSIEAAFQAAQSIIDAVLSRNA; this is encoded by the coding sequence ATGACGAACGAGACCTTCACCATCGCCATCGATGGCCCGGCAGCAGCCGGCAAGGGCACGCTCTCGCGCCTCATCGCAGAGCGCTACGGCTTCCATCATCTGGATACCGGGTTGACCTATCGCGCCACGGCCAAGGCGCTGCTCGATGCCGGCCTGCCACTCAACGACGAGGCGGTGGCGGGAAAGATCGCAAGAGAGGTTGAACTCGCTGGATTGGATCGCGATATACTTTCCAAACATGAGATCGGCGAAGCCGCCTCGAAGATTGCCGTCATGCCGGCGGTGCGCCGGGCTCTGGTCGAAGCGCAACGGCGGTTTTCGACGAAAGCGCCGGGAACCGTGCTCGACGGGCGCGATATCGGCACGGTCGTCTGTCCGGAAGCGGCGGTGAAATTCTATGTAACGGCGTCGCCGGAAGTCCGCGCAAGACGCCGTTATGAAGAGATCCTCGGCAAGGGTACTGCGGCGGATTTCGATGCGATCTTCGAGGACGTCAAGCGGCGCGACGAACGCGACATGGGACGGGCTGACAGCCCTTTGAAACCAGCTGATGATGCGCACTTGCTTGATACGTCGGAAATGAGTATAGAGGCCGCGTTTCAAGCTGCTCAATCGATCATCGATGCGGTCTTGAGCCGAAATGCCTAA
- the aroA gene encoding 3-phosphoshikimate 1-carboxyvinyltransferase, giving the protein MLNGSASKPATARKSAGLTGSVRIPGDKSISHRSFMFGGLASGETRITGLLEGEDVINTGRAMQAMGARIRKEGAQWVIEGTGNGALLAPDAPLDFGNAGTGVRLTMGLVGTYDFRSTFIGDASLSKRPMGRVLAPLREMGVQISASEGDRLPVTLKGPGTPSPIRYRVPMASAQVKSAVLLAGLNTPGVTTVIEPVMTRDHTEKMLQGFGASLSVETDSEGVRTIRLEGRGRLTGQMIDVPGDPSSTAFPLVAALLVPGSDITIVNVLMNPTRTGLILTLQEMGANIEVLNARLAGGEDVADLRVRHSELRGVTVPEDRAPSMIDEYPILAVAACFAEGTTVMKGLEELRVKESDRLSAVADGLKLNGVDCDEGEDFLVVRGRPDGKGLGNAAGGRVSTHLDHRIAMSFLVMGLASEHPVTIDDAAMIATSFPEFMQLMTGLGAKIEAVPE; this is encoded by the coding sequence ATGCTGAACGGCTCCGCGTCAAAGCCCGCCACCGCCCGCAAATCCGCCGGTCTTACGGGCAGCGTCCGTATTCCGGGCGACAAATCGATCTCGCATCGTTCCTTCATGTTCGGCGGGCTTGCTTCCGGCGAAACCCGGATCACCGGCCTGCTCGAAGGTGAGGACGTGATCAATACCGGCCGGGCGATGCAGGCGATGGGCGCCAGGATTCGCAAAGAAGGCGCGCAATGGGTGATCGAGGGCACCGGCAACGGCGCGCTGCTTGCGCCTGACGCGCCGCTCGATTTCGGCAATGCCGGCACCGGCGTGCGGCTGACTATGGGCCTCGTCGGCACCTATGACTTTCGCTCCACCTTCATCGGCGACGCCTCGCTTTCGAAACGGCCGATGGGCCGCGTGCTCGCTCCACTGCGAGAAATGGGCGTGCAGATCAGCGCCTCCGAGGGCGACAGGCTGCCGGTGACGCTCAAAGGTCCGGGAACGCCGAGCCCGATCCGCTATCGCGTGCCGATGGCCTCCGCCCAGGTGAAATCGGCCGTGCTGCTTGCCGGCCTCAATACGCCTGGAGTCACCACGGTCATCGAGCCGGTGATGACGCGCGACCATACCGAAAAGATGCTGCAGGGTTTTGGTGCTTCCCTTTCCGTCGAGACGGATAGCGAGGGTGTGCGCACAATCCGGCTCGAAGGGCGCGGCAGGCTGACGGGCCAGATGATCGATGTTCCGGGCGATCCTTCCTCCACCGCCTTCCCGCTGGTTGCGGCGCTGCTTGTCCCCGGCTCCGACATCACTATCGTCAACGTGCTGATGAACCCGACCCGCACCGGGCTGATCCTGACGCTGCAGGAGATGGGGGCCAATATCGAGGTGCTGAATGCGCGTCTTGCCGGCGGCGAGGACGTGGCGGATCTGCGCGTGCGCCATTCCGAACTGAGGGGCGTGACCGTCCCCGAAGATCGCGCGCCGTCGATGATCGATGAATATCCTATTCTCGCCGTCGCCGCCTGTTTCGCCGAGGGCACGACGGTCATGAAGGGGCTGGAGGAACTGCGTGTCAAGGAGTCCGATCGCCTTTCCGCCGTCGCCGACGGGCTGAAACTCAATGGTGTGGATTGCGACGAGGGCGAGGATTTTCTCGTCGTGCGCGGCAGGCCAGACGGCAAGGGCCTCGGCAATGCTGCCGGCGGCAGGGTCAGCACACATCTCGACCATCGCATCGCCATGAGCTTCCTTGTCATGGGGCTTGCCTCGGAGCATCCTGTCACGATCGACGACGCGGCGATGATCGCGACCAGTTTTCCCGAATTCATGCAGCTGATGACCGGCCTTGGCGCAAAGATCGAGGCGGTGCCGGAATGA
- a CDS encoding TIGR02300 family protein, protein MAKAELGTKRTDPETGKKFYDLNRDPIVSPYTGKSYPLSFFEETSAIAEVAEEDEVAEVDTENTEVELVSLEDADDAAGGDDIPDIGDDDVEIEGDDDDDTFLTPDEDDDDDDMSDIIGVTGDEDEV, encoded by the coding sequence GTGGCGAAAGCGGAACTTGGAACCAAGCGTACCGATCCGGAAACCGGCAAGAAGTTTTATGATCTGAACCGGGATCCGATCGTCTCTCCTTATACCGGCAAGTCCTACCCTCTGTCCTTCTTCGAAGAAACCTCGGCGATCGCCGAAGTTGCCGAGGAAGACGAGGTCGCGGAAGTCGATACTGAAAACACCGAAGTCGAACTGGTTTCGCTGGAAGATGCCGATGACGCCGCCGGCGGCGACGACATCCCCGATATCGGCGATGACGATGTCGAAATCGAAGGCGATGACGACGACGATACCTTCCTCACACCCGACGAAGATGACGATGATGACGACATGAGCGATATCATCGGCGTGACCGGCGACGAAGACGAAGTCTGA
- a CDS encoding TauD/TfdA dioxygenase family protein, producing MSNPVLVNQIIPESDVVPLTGRVGAEIRGIRLGGDLSDATVAAINQLLLKHKVIFFRDQDHLDDPEQESFARRLGGLVPHPTQGPVAGTASILNLDSSRGGGRADQWHTDVTFVDAYPKFSVLRGVVIPAAGGDTIWSNTHAAYESLPASLKLLADNLWAIHSNAYDYAAVRPRATAEERKHFEEVFTSTIYETEHPVVRVHPETGERSLLLGNFVQRLVGLSKSDSAKLYEVFQSYVTAPENTVRWHWRAGDVAIWDNRATQHYAVNDYGDQHRVVRRATVDGDVPISVDGRRSVTHVKAAKPKAKAA from the coding sequence ATGAGCAATCCAGTTCTCGTCAATCAGATCATTCCCGAGTCCGATGTCGTGCCGCTGACCGGCCGCGTCGGAGCCGAAATCAGGGGTATTCGCCTCGGCGGAGACCTTTCGGACGCGACGGTCGCAGCCATCAACCAGCTTCTCCTGAAACACAAGGTCATCTTCTTCCGCGACCAGGACCATCTTGACGATCCAGAACAGGAATCCTTCGCACGCCGCCTGGGCGGCCTTGTGCCTCATCCAACCCAAGGCCCGGTGGCCGGCACGGCTTCCATCCTCAATCTCGATTCCAGCCGCGGCGGCGGCAGGGCGGACCAGTGGCACACCGATGTCACCTTCGTGGATGCCTATCCAAAATTCTCGGTCCTTCGCGGTGTCGTCATTCCGGCGGCCGGAGGTGATACGATCTGGTCCAACACCCATGCCGCATACGAAAGTCTGCCAGCATCGCTCAAACTGCTGGCAGACAATTTGTGGGCCATTCACAGCAATGCCTATGACTACGCAGCGGTGCGCCCTCGCGCCACCGCTGAAGAGAGGAAGCATTTCGAGGAAGTTTTCACGTCGACCATCTACGAGACCGAGCATCCAGTCGTGCGTGTCCATCCCGAAACCGGCGAAAGATCGCTGCTGCTCGGCAATTTCGTTCAGCGCCTTGTCGGCTTGTCGAAGAGTGACTCCGCAAAACTCTACGAGGTGTTCCAGTCCTACGTTACCGCCCCGGAAAATACCGTGCGTTGGCACTGGAGAGCCGGCGACGTCGCGATCTGGGATAATCGCGCGACCCAGCACTACGCTGTCAACGACTACGGCGACCAGCACCGGGTCGTGCGCCGCGCCACCGTTGACGGCGACGTCCCCATCAGCGTCGACGGCCGCCGCAGCGTAACCCACGTCAAGGCCGCCAAGCCGAAAGCAAAGGCCGCGTGA
- a CDS encoding NADP-dependent oxidoreductase, which translates to MASQPVTTRIVLASRPSGKPVAANFRLERETVRDLAEGEVLLKTLYLSLDPYMRGRMDDAKSYAKPVEIGGVMEGGTVAQVARSRNTAFEAGDIVLSHSGWQSYAISDGTGLQKLDPETAPITTALGILGMPGFTAYAGLRNIGKPKAGETLVVAAASGAVGSAVGQMAKIYGARVVGIAGGSKKCDHLRQELGFDVAIDHYASDFPAQLAAACPNGIDVYFENVGGQVWSAVFPLLNDFARIPVCGLIAHYNETSSVSSGRDRLPAVMRAILRKSLTIRGFIQREFADQRPDFSHQAGAWISEGRLKYKEDIVDGLENAPEAFLGLLEGKNFGKLIVRVAP; encoded by the coding sequence ATGGCTAGTCAACCCGTTACCACCCGCATCGTCCTTGCATCGCGCCCATCCGGAAAGCCGGTGGCTGCGAATTTCCGGCTCGAGCGGGAGACGGTTCGGGATCTCGCCGAGGGCGAGGTTCTTCTCAAGACGCTTTATCTTTCCCTTGACCCCTACATGCGGGGCCGCATGGACGACGCCAAGTCCTATGCCAAGCCGGTCGAAATCGGCGGTGTGATGGAAGGGGGCACGGTTGCGCAGGTCGCGCGCAGCCGCAACACGGCGTTCGAGGCGGGGGATATCGTCCTCTCGCATTCCGGCTGGCAGAGCTATGCGATTTCCGATGGTACGGGCTTGCAGAAGCTCGATCCGGAAACCGCACCGATCACGACAGCGCTCGGCATTCTTGGAATGCCCGGCTTCACGGCTTATGCCGGACTTCGCAATATCGGCAAACCCAAAGCCGGCGAAACACTTGTGGTCGCTGCAGCGAGCGGCGCGGTTGGCTCGGCAGTTGGGCAGATGGCAAAGATTTACGGTGCGCGTGTTGTCGGAATCGCAGGCGGGTCCAAGAAATGTGACCACTTACGCCAAGAGCTCGGCTTCGATGTCGCGATAGACCATTATGCGAGCGATTTTCCGGCACAACTCGCAGCCGCTTGTCCGAACGGAATCGATGTCTACTTCGAGAATGTTGGTGGCCAAGTCTGGAGCGCGGTGTTTCCATTGCTGAACGACTTCGCACGCATACCGGTCTGTGGTCTCATCGCGCATTACAACGAAACCTCCTCTGTCTCGAGCGGACGTGATCGGCTTCCTGCTGTGATGCGTGCCATCCTGCGGAAAAGCCTCACCATACGAGGCTTCATACAGCGCGAATTTGCCGACCAGCGTCCCGACTTCTCCCATCAGGCCGGAGCGTGGATCTCCGAAGGGCGGCTCAAGTACAAGGAAGATATCGTTGACGGACTTGAAAACGCTCCCGAGGCTTTCCTTGGCCTTCTGGAAGGGAAAAATTTCGGAAAGCTGATCGTGCGCGTCGCGCCCTGA